GATCGCCACACACCTTAATCACCTGATTTCCCTGCACACGGATGAGCTGTTTGGCCGCCAGGAAACGCAGCAACTGCTGGATCGCCTGACGAAAGACATGCCGAAACTGGTTGAGGATCTGATCCCCGGCGTGATTTCGCTGACCACGTTCCACAAAGTGCTGCAAAATCTGCTGTCGGAGCGGATCTCCATTCGCGACGTGCGGACGATTATTGATACGCTGGCGGAATTCGCTGGCACGATTGCCGATCCTGACGATCTGACGGCGCACGTTCGCATCAGGTTAGGTCGCGCCATTACTCAGAAATGGTTCCCCGGCAATGGCGAAATGCAGGTGATCGGACTGGATCTGAATCTCGAACGGTTGCTGACCCAGGCGACACAAAGTGGCAGCGCCATCGAACCGGGCATTGCAGAAAATATTATGCTGCAGACGGAAAAAGCCATTGCCCAGCAGGAAGCCAGCGGAGCGCCGCTGGTATTGCTGGTGAATCAGCCTCTTCGCTTCATGTTGTCCCGCTTCCTGCGCCGCGTCTATCCGCAGCTGACCGTGTTGTCGAATCAGGAAATCAGCAATAACCGTAACGTCAGAATGTCTTACATCATCGGGGGCAAAGAATGAAAATTCGTGCCCTGACCACCGGGCTTACGCTGTTATTCCCGCTGGCGGCTGCGGCTGCCAGCGGTTCATGGAGCGGAGATTCTGCCGGCGGGAAAGTCAGCGTGGGCAATCAGACGTTAACCAGTCGCCCGCTAAACACGACCCTCCCGCCAGCGGCGACCCTTAGCCGGATTTCGTGGCGTATCAGCCTGCTCTCTGCGCCGCCTCCGGGTTTGCAGATTAAATTATGCAGTCAGGAAAAGTGCATCAGGCTGGATTCATTATCGGGGCAGAAAAGTGTGGGTTCATCGCTGACGGCGCGCGGACCCTTTTATTTTGTCTATACGGTGGAAAGTCAGGGACAGCTATTGCCGCCCCTGAATGTGGTGAAGAATCAGCTTACGATTAATTATTATTAACAAGTCACTGTGGCTAATTGAATTACCTGTTAAGAATAATCAGTATTCAATTTTGCCGAAGAGTAGCAAGCAAGGTGAGAGGGGTGCTCAATGCTATGCTAAGGCTATATTTGGTTAACCAAAATAGCCTCTCCGGGGATTAATGGAACGCGGAGGTAAATTGAGATGAATACGCCTCGCTGTACTTCTTCCCGCGATGTAAAGATGACATCTCCTTTTTTAGTATATCCAGTCTGCTTTTCAGCGTTTTTTCAATTTCGTCTTCACTTTCGATCAGGCTTTTCAGAATAAAGCTAAGTGACGTCTTCTCATCTGGCAATATATCTTCCGGCTGATTACTGATCACATCATTCAGTTTAGTAATATACACTTCGGCAAGCTGGATAAACTCTTCCCACTTGCCCTGCTTTACCATTTCCAGCAGATGTAAGTTCAACTGATAAATCTCTTCATACTCTTCGCATACCG
The Rahnella variigena genome window above contains:
- a CDS encoding flagellar protein FlhE; the protein is MKIRALTTGLTLLFPLAAAAASGSWSGDSAGGKVSVGNQTLTSRPLNTTLPPAATLSRISWRISLLSAPPPGLQIKLCSQEKCIRLDSLSGQKSVGSSLTARGPFYFVYTVESQGQLLPPLNVVKNQLTINYY
- a CDS encoding flagellar protein FliT; translated protein: MGNTVCEEYEEIYQLNLHLLEMVKQGKWEEFIQLAEVYITKLNDVISNQPEDILPDEKTSLSFILKSLIESEDEIEKTLKSRLDILKKEMSSLHRGKKYSEAYSSQFTSAFH